A single Nicotiana tabacum cultivar K326 chromosome 5, ASM71507v2, whole genome shotgun sequence DNA region contains:
- the LOC107831541 gene encoding pectin acetylesterase 8-like — protein sequence MASIYALLFVLLLSIYRTEALKTLVVNITILETAMEKEAVYLDGSAPAFRFHSGTGSGVQNWLLHLEGGGWCSTVSECLNRTNEPIGSSKKMPLNGSFTGVLSNDPDMNPGYLERNFSGRVGLAAILNCDKFRYFLPIDARVKCICDAGFFINVNTIAGKPEIKELYERVVSLHPIAIAVGDWFYEGSGFQNTDCPYPCGQKFCH from the exons ATGGCGTCAATATACGCACTACTGTTTG TTCTCCTGTTGAGTATTTACCGAACAGAAGCCCTCAAAACGCTCGTTGTCAATATAACCATTCTTGAAACTGCGATGGAAAAGGAAGCAG TTTATTTGGATGGAAGTGCACCAGCATTCCGTTTCCACAGTGGAACTGGCTCGGGAGTTCAGAATTGGCTTCTTCACCTTGAG GGAGGTGGATGGTGTTCGACTGTTTCAGAATGCCTCAATCGTACTAATGAGCCAATCGGATCTTCCAAAAAAATGCCTCTGAACGGTTCTTTCACCGGAGTTCTAAGCAACGACCCTGACATGAATCCTG GCTATCTTGAGCGGAACTTCAGCGGGAGGGTAGGGTTGGCTGCAATTCTGAATTGTGACAAGTTCAGATATTTCCTCCCAATAGATGCTAGAGTAAAATGCATTTGTGATGCTGGTTTCTTTATTAATGT AAACACTATCGCTGGTAAACCGGAGATTAAAGAGCTATATGAGAGAGTTGTGTCGTTGCAT CCAATTGCAATAGCTGTTGGAGACTGGTTCTATGAAGGGAGTGGATTCCAGAACACAGATTGCCCTTACCCTTGTGGTCAAAAGTTCTGCCATTAG
- the LOC107831542 gene encoding uncharacterized protein LOC107831542, which yields MVHLTVHLVDEVIQGGPVHYRWMYFVERLLGHFKSLIGNKAQQEGSIAEGYIVEEALTLFSRYFEDIESRVNRPKRVNNGPNLNEASEMSFIFPTQGKPVGGSETFTLTQLEKTQAHRYVLLNCAAVKPFISEFRDYIRRSSRGRRPSITEVERRVNKEFPDWFPKRIMNPDIASTISTDLEFLAQGPCPDARRFTTYNINGFKFRTLSREQGSQTQNSGVFLTSDTSCIASNADRNARQADLPYYGKLEDIIELNYYGQFKAVLFKCQWADTTRDRGFKSDAWNFNCVNFSRLIHIGDREEHDPYIEASQANMVYYVNDETDEGWSVAVHLKPRDLFDMGEIDEGEIYENEPFQQQEFEQFFDVNYENVQLAIEEHMFE from the exons ATGGTTCATTTGACTGTCCATCTAGTGGATGAAGTAATACAAGGTGGACCGGTACATTATCGGTGGATGTATTTTGTTGAAAG ATTGTTAGGTCATTTCAAGTCCCTTATAGGGAATAAAGCACAACAAGAAGGTTCCATAGCTGAGGGTTACATTGTTGAAGAAGCCCTAACTCTTTTTTCTCGTTATTTTGAGGATATTGAGTCGAGGGTAAATAGGCCTAAACGTGTAAACAATGGACCAAATCTTAATGAGGCTTCTGAAATGTCATTTATATTCCCTACACAAGGTAAACCTGTCGGAGGTTCTGAAACATTCACATtgactcaacttgagaagactcAAGCTCATCGATATGTGTTACTTAATTGTGCAGCAGTAAAGCCGTTTATTag TGAATTTAGGGATTACATAAGAAGGAGTTCAAGAGGCCGGAGACCTTCGATAACCGAAGTAGAAAGGAGAGTTAATAAAGAGTTTCCTGATTGGTTTCCAAAGAGA ATTATGAATCCAGATATAGCAAGCACAATCTCTACTGATTTGGAGTTTCTAGCACAAGGTCCATGTCCAGATGCGAGAAGGTTTACTACTTATAACATTAATGGATTCAAATTCCGGACATTGTCTAGAGAACAAGGATCACAAACTCAAAATAGTGGAGTTTTTCTTACCTCTGACACCTCTTGTATTGCATCTAACGCTGACAGAAATGCGAGGCAAGCAGACTTGCCATATTATGGGAAGTTGGAAGATATTATTGAGCTTAACTATTATGGCCAGTTTAAGGCTGTGCTCTTCAAATGCCAGTGGGCTGACACTACTCGAGATAGAGGGTTCAAAAGCGATGCTTGGAATTTTAATTGTGTTAATTTTTCTAGATTGATTCACATCGGTGATCGTGAGGAGCATGATCCTTATATTGAAGCATCTCAAGCAAATATGGTGTACTATGTTAATGATGAAACTGATGAAGGATGGAGTGTGGCTGTACATTTAAAGCCAAGAGATTTGTTTGATATGGGAGAGATTGATGAAGGAGAAATATACGAGAATGAGCCATTCCAACAACAAGAATTTGAACAATTTTTTGATGTTAATTATGAAAATGTTCAACTTGCAATAGAGGAGCATATGTTTGAATAG